One Nocardioides oleivorans DNA segment encodes these proteins:
- a CDS encoding ABC transporter ATP-binding protein, with amino-acid sequence MSHRADLAPEPGTAPGTALRLDHITYVAGRTLLDDVSVSFPAGKVTALSGPSGSGKTTLLSIAGGLLQATSGTAELGSGPDGQGGQDMWTGSGDPRPEVAFVLQVYGLVPILSARENVSIALRARGASPADADEAAEAALARFGIADLGERQVEELSGGQMQRVACARGFVVGAGVLLADEPTSELDEGNRGVVLAELREEAARGAVVVVATHDPAVVEACDLHIALDEGRVVQ; translated from the coding sequence GTGAGCCACCGCGCCGACCTCGCGCCGGAGCCCGGCACGGCCCCCGGGACCGCACTGCGCCTCGACCACATCACCTACGTCGCCGGCCGCACGCTGCTCGACGACGTCAGCGTGAGCTTCCCGGCGGGCAAGGTCACCGCGCTGTCCGGTCCGAGCGGCTCCGGCAAGACCACGCTGCTCTCCATCGCCGGCGGCCTGCTGCAGGCGACGTCCGGCACGGCCGAGCTCGGGAGCGGGCCGGACGGGCAGGGCGGGCAGGACATGTGGACCGGCAGCGGCGACCCGCGCCCCGAGGTCGCGTTCGTCCTCCAGGTCTACGGCCTGGTCCCGATCCTCTCCGCGCGCGAGAACGTCTCCATCGCGCTCCGCGCCCGGGGCGCCTCGCCCGCCGACGCCGACGAGGCGGCCGAGGCCGCGCTCGCCCGCTTCGGCATCGCCGACCTCGGCGAGCGACAGGTCGAGGAGCTCTCCGGCGGCCAGATGCAGCGCGTGGCCTGTGCCCGCGGCTTCGTGGTCGGCGCGGGCGTGCTGCTCGCCGACGAGCCCACCTCCGAGCTCGACGAGGGCAACCGGGGCGTCGTGCTCGCCGAGCTCCGCGAGGAGGCGGCCCGCGGTGCGGTGGTGGTCGTCGCGACCCACGACCCCGCCGTCGTCGAGGCCTGTGACCTCCACATCGCCCTCGACGAGGGCCGGGTCGTGCAGTGA
- a CDS encoding ABC transporter ATP-binding protein, translated as MRLSRTELGTTVEETRAGGLGIRCEGVVHLYKTFGGHDVVALRGVDLTIRPGERVAFLGPSGSGKSTLLALLGGIQKPSAGKIYLGDEEVSRMGERFLARIRSRQVSTMLQGATRNLLPYATARQNIAFARLSLSTGERNEAIQDVELLDRVGLVDQADQVVSTMSGGQRQRLALACAVSTAPRLLLADEPTSQLSHADRDHVLHLIHSLGDDFGTTIVVVTHQPEVAATFPRTITMKGGRVGAEGHGGSEYAVVGEDGVLHLPGHIAAEWPPGTLVRFEDDEQGRIIVTRASGEGAPQ; from the coding sequence GTGCGGCTGAGCCGGACAGAGCTGGGCACGACGGTCGAGGAGACCCGTGCAGGGGGACTCGGCATCCGGTGCGAGGGAGTCGTCCACCTCTACAAGACCTTCGGGGGCCACGACGTCGTCGCGCTGCGCGGCGTCGACCTCACGATCCGCCCGGGTGAGCGCGTCGCGTTCCTCGGACCGAGCGGGTCCGGCAAGTCGACGCTGCTCGCGCTGCTCGGCGGGATCCAGAAGCCGAGCGCCGGCAAGATCTACCTCGGCGACGAGGAGGTCTCCCGGATGGGCGAGCGCTTCCTCGCCCGGATCCGCTCGCGCCAGGTCTCCACGATGCTCCAGGGTGCGACCCGCAACCTCCTGCCCTACGCCACCGCGCGCCAGAACATCGCCTTCGCCCGGCTCTCGCTCTCCACCGGCGAGCGCAACGAGGCCATCCAGGACGTCGAGCTCCTCGACCGCGTTGGCCTCGTCGACCAGGCCGACCAGGTCGTCTCCACGATGTCGGGCGGCCAGCGCCAGCGCCTCGCGCTCGCGTGCGCCGTATCGACCGCCCCCCGGCTGCTGCTCGCCGACGAGCCGACCAGCCAGCTCAGCCACGCCGACCGCGACCACGTGCTCCACCTCATCCACTCGCTCGGCGACGACTTCGGCACCACGATCGTCGTCGTCACCCACCAGCCCGAGGTCGCCGCGACCTTCCCGCGGACGATCACGATGAAGGGTGGTCGGGTCGGGGCCGAGGGCCACGGCGGGTCGGAGTACGCCGTCGTGGGCGAGGACGGCGTCCTGCACCTCCCCGGGCACATCGCCGCCGAGTGGCCGCCCGGCACGCTCGTGCGCTTCGAGGACGACGAGCAGGGTCGCATCATCGTCACCCGCGCCAGCGGCGAAGGAGCCCCGCAGTGA
- a CDS encoding response regulator transcription factor translates to MVIRVALVNDDEVVVRGLDAMLRSYNHRVEVVELIAGKQVAHPVDVALYDTFGMGQGNGTAVAKLVASPAVRQVAVYTWNFQPWLTRDTLELGVKGYLSKSLPAARLVEALHAIAAGQTVVSPSRGRSSLVGGDWPGREEGLTAREAEVLSLITMGLSNQEIAERTLLSLNSIKSYIRSAYRKIDVDSRSKAVLWGVEHGMRADRVRINGSPAREG, encoded by the coding sequence ATGGTGATCCGAGTGGCGCTGGTCAACGACGACGAGGTCGTGGTCCGTGGCCTCGACGCGATGCTGCGCAGCTACAACCACCGCGTGGAGGTCGTCGAGCTCATCGCGGGCAAGCAGGTGGCCCACCCCGTCGACGTCGCCCTCTACGACACGTTCGGCATGGGGCAGGGCAACGGCACGGCCGTGGCGAAGCTCGTCGCGAGCCCGGCGGTGCGCCAGGTCGCGGTCTACACGTGGAACTTCCAGCCGTGGCTGACCCGCGACACCCTCGAGCTCGGCGTGAAGGGCTACCTCTCCAAGAGCCTGCCCGCCGCCCGCCTGGTCGAGGCGCTCCACGCGATCGCCGCAGGCCAGACCGTCGTGTCGCCCTCGCGCGGACGCTCCTCGCTCGTCGGCGGCGACTGGCCCGGGCGCGAGGAGGGCCTGACCGCCCGCGAGGCCGAGGTGCTGTCCCTCATCACGATGGGCCTGAGCAACCAGGAGATCGCCGAGCGCACGCTCCTCTCGCTCAACTCGATCAAGTCCTACATCCGCTCGGCCTACCGCAAGATCGACGTCGACTCCCGCTCCAAGGCCGTGCTCTGGGGCGTCGAGCACGGCATGCGTGCCGACCGGGTCCGGATCAACGGCTCGCCTGCTCGCGAGGGGTGA
- a CDS encoding SDR family NAD(P)-dependent oxidoreductase — MSEQQPPPAGIDPDDLATTLRVLRDLHHLPGDHPDHVTVKRAASHMYKAIKSERKLAKRAAELAHDRAIIEQTATGSPMRIDDETAGIPLVSNAAGAFAGELITARGCYICKQDFTLVDAFYHWLCPSCAAMSHAKRDQRTDLTGKRALLTGGRSKIGMYIALRLLRDGAHTTITTRFPKDAVRRFAAMEDSADWIHRLKVVGIDLRDPTQVISLTDDVAADGPLDIIVNNACQTVRRLPGAYSHLIDGENAPLPTAESLGVAALPEMVTFDRISEAHPAAIAGALSSTAVAHHDGESAEHALAMHNAASLTALALKAGGASLDAHLAGTAIDAGGLIPDIQDNNSWTQVLDEVDPLELLEVQFCNSIAPFLINSRLRPAMRAAVQNGARRAYIVNVSAMEGQFGGRRYKGAGHPHTNMAKAALNMMTRTSSGEMFETDSILMTAVDTGWITDERPHHEKLRIAAEGWHAPLDLVDGAARVYDPIVLGERGEDVYGCFLKDYQPAPW; from the coding sequence GTGAGTGAGCAGCAGCCCCCGCCCGCCGGGATCGACCCCGACGACCTGGCGACGACCCTGCGGGTGCTGAGGGACCTCCACCACCTGCCGGGCGACCACCCGGACCACGTCACCGTGAAGCGTGCGGCCTCCCACATGTACAAGGCGATCAAGTCCGAGCGGAAGCTCGCCAAGCGCGCTGCCGAGCTCGCGCACGACCGGGCGATCATCGAGCAGACCGCGACCGGGTCACCGATGCGGATCGACGACGAGACCGCCGGCATCCCACTGGTCTCGAACGCCGCGGGTGCCTTCGCCGGCGAGCTCATCACCGCGCGCGGTTGCTACATCTGCAAGCAGGACTTCACCCTCGTCGACGCGTTCTACCACTGGCTCTGCCCGAGCTGCGCGGCGATGAGCCACGCCAAGCGCGACCAGCGCACCGACCTCACCGGGAAGCGTGCGCTGCTCACCGGCGGTCGCTCGAAGATCGGGATGTACATCGCGCTGCGACTCCTGCGCGACGGTGCGCACACGACGATCACGACGCGCTTCCCCAAGGACGCGGTGCGGCGGTTCGCCGCGATGGAGGACTCGGCCGACTGGATCCACCGGCTCAAGGTCGTCGGCATCGACCTGCGCGACCCGACCCAGGTCATCTCCCTGACCGACGACGTCGCGGCCGACGGCCCGCTCGACATCATCGTCAACAACGCGTGCCAGACCGTACGCCGGCTGCCGGGGGCCTACTCCCACCTGATCGACGGCGAGAACGCCCCGCTGCCGACCGCGGAGTCCCTGGGGGTGGCCGCGCTGCCGGAGATGGTCACCTTCGACCGGATCTCCGAGGCGCACCCCGCGGCGATCGCCGGTGCCCTGTCCTCGACCGCGGTCGCGCACCACGACGGCGAGTCGGCCGAGCACGCGCTCGCCATGCACAACGCCGCGTCGCTGACCGCCCTCGCCCTCAAGGCGGGCGGCGCCTCGCTGGACGCGCACCTCGCGGGCACGGCCATCGACGCCGGTGGCCTGATCCCGGACATCCAGGACAACAACTCGTGGACCCAGGTCCTCGACGAGGTCGACCCGCTGGAGCTGCTCGAGGTGCAGTTCTGCAACTCGATCGCGCCGTTCCTGATCAACTCCCGGCTGCGCCCGGCGATGCGGGCGGCGGTGCAGAACGGCGCCCGCCGTGCCTACATCGTCAACGTCTCGGCCATGGAGGGTCAGTTCGGCGGCCGTCGCTACAAGGGCGCCGGCCACCCGCACACCAACATGGCCAAGGCCGCGCTCAACATGATGACGCGGACCTCGTCGGGCGAGATGTTCGAGACCGACAGCATCCTGATGACGGCCGTCGACACCGGCTGGATCACCGACGAGCGTCCGCACCACGAGAAGCTGCGGATCGCCGCCGAGGGCTGGCACGCACCGCTCGACCTGGTCGACGGAGCGGCACGCGTCTACGACCCGATCGTGCTCGGCGAGCGGGGCGAGGACGTCTACGGCTGCTTCCTGAAGGACTACCAGCCCGCCCCCTGGTGA
- a CDS encoding SRPBCC family protein, whose protein sequence is MTDDKITVQRTIGASSDAVFDVLSNPERHAELDGSGFVIGDEKSDRIQGTGDVFTMNMTGPHMGGDYQTDNHVTGFAQNHLIAWQTAPAGQEPPGWQWVWELESVGSDSTNVTLTYDWSNVTDPDLLKQISFPLVSQQQLETSLDNLGQAVTGS, encoded by the coding sequence ATGACCGACGACAAGATCACCGTCCAGCGCACGATCGGCGCGTCGAGCGACGCCGTCTTCGACGTGCTCAGCAACCCCGAGCGGCACGCGGAGCTCGACGGCTCGGGCTTCGTGATCGGCGACGAGAAGTCCGACCGGATCCAGGGGACCGGCGACGTCTTCACGATGAACATGACCGGCCCGCACATGGGCGGCGACTACCAGACCGACAACCACGTCACCGGCTTCGCGCAGAACCACCTGATCGCCTGGCAGACCGCCCCCGCCGGGCAGGAGCCCCCCGGCTGGCAGTGGGTGTGGGAGCTGGAGTCCGTGGGCTCGGACTCGACCAACGTGACGCTCACCTACGACTGGAGCAACGTCACCGACCCCGACCTGCTCAAGCAGATCAGCTTCCCGCTGGTGAGCCAGCAGCAGCTCGAGACCAGCCTCGACAACCTGGGCCAGGCCGTCACCGGTTCCTGA
- a CDS encoding VWA domain-containing protein yields the protein MTEQPDADDVDGVEPSDLGAGRGRLVRWRLVLGGDEADGLAGTDGQGVTLSDTDQRRDAALDALYDGDRKAGLGSSAPRVSRWLGDIRTYFPSSVVQVMQGDAMDRLGLRQMLLEPEMMRAVQPDVGLVSTLIGLGRVIPEHSRETARAVVRRVTDELEERLRQRTVQAVTGALDRSARTRRPRWRDVDWRRTVAANLKHYLPEHRTIVPERLVGYARRSTQVERQIILCIDQSGSMAESIVYSSVFGAVLASIRSVETRMVVFDTEVVDLTDEIDDPVDVLFGVQLGGGTDINRALAYCQGRITQPTDTVLVLISDLYEGGIAEEMIRRARSVVDSGATMIALLALSDSGQPSFDSDHAAALAAIGVPSFACTPDLFPDLMAAAIERRDIGEWAASNDVVTTHETAAPS from the coding sequence GTGACGGAGCAGCCTGACGCGGACGACGTGGACGGCGTGGAGCCGTCCGACCTCGGCGCCGGCCGGGGGCGGCTGGTGCGGTGGCGACTGGTGCTGGGCGGCGACGAGGCCGACGGCCTGGCCGGCACCGACGGGCAGGGCGTCACGCTCAGCGACACCGACCAGCGTCGCGACGCCGCCCTCGACGCCCTCTACGACGGCGACCGCAAGGCCGGCCTCGGCAGCTCGGCGCCCCGGGTCTCGCGCTGGCTCGGTGACATCCGCACCTACTTCCCGTCCTCGGTCGTCCAGGTCATGCAGGGTGACGCGATGGACCGGCTGGGCCTGCGCCAGATGCTCCTCGAGCCCGAGATGATGCGCGCGGTCCAGCCCGATGTGGGGCTCGTCAGCACGCTGATCGGCCTGGGCCGGGTGATCCCGGAGCACTCGCGCGAGACCGCCCGCGCGGTCGTACGCCGGGTGACCGACGAGCTCGAGGAGCGGCTGCGGCAGCGGACGGTGCAGGCCGTGACGGGCGCGCTCGACCGGTCCGCCCGCACGCGCCGGCCGCGGTGGCGCGACGTCGACTGGCGACGCACCGTGGCGGCCAACCTCAAGCACTACCTGCCCGAGCACCGCACGATCGTGCCCGAGCGCCTGGTCGGCTACGCCCGGCGCTCCACCCAGGTGGAGCGGCAGATCATCCTCTGCATCGACCAGTCGGGCTCGATGGCGGAGTCGATCGTCTACAGCTCGGTCTTCGGCGCGGTGCTGGCATCGATCCGCTCCGTCGAGACCCGGATGGTGGTGTTCGACACCGAGGTCGTCGACCTGACCGACGAGATCGACGACCCCGTCGACGTCCTCTTCGGCGTGCAGCTCGGCGGCGGCACCGACATCAACCGGGCGCTGGCCTACTGCCAGGGCAGGATCACCCAGCCGACCGACACCGTGCTGGTGCTGATCAGCGACCTCTACGAGGGCGGGATCGCCGAAGAGATGATCCGTCGTGCCCGCTCGGTGGTCGACTCGGGCGCGACGATGATCGCCCTGCTCGCGCTGAGCGACTCGGGCCAGCCGTCGTTCGACTCCGACCACGCGGCGGCGCTGGCCGCCATCGGGGTGCCGTCGTTCGCCTGCACGCCGGACCTGTTCCCCGACCTGATGGCCGCCGCCATCGAGCGCCGCGACATCGGGGAGTGGGCGGCGAGCAACGACGTCGTCACCACCCACGAGACGGCCGCGCCGTCCTGA
- a CDS encoding DUF5682 family protein, whose protein sequence is MTVDVYGVRHHGPGSARAVLGALEQQPPDLVLVEGCPELDAIVDLLGHPDMVPPVAGLVYAVDEPRLATFYPLARFSPEWVAIRWALSRGVPVRFLDLPAAHSFALTAEAREPTESPPAPPAARLDPIGTLAASAGYDDAERWWEDAVEQRHDSPAERFDAIRDAMAAVRESDTRSADDPDVLDNARREAWMRRILRAAIKEAPQDRIAVVCGAWHAPALVPADFPPVSRDQALLTKLPRTKVATAWAPWTAARLSYASGYGAGVGAPGWYQHLFDHMSGDDPDPRDLATSWLVRVARTLREESLDASTASVVEAARLAETLATVRWRPSVGLSELDDAAQTVLCEGSRLPLDLVHERLVVGQALGTVPESAPIVPLAADLARQQRTLKLRPTASVRQVDLDLRRESQLARSVLLHRLVLLGVRWGEPADTGRTTGTFKESWSLEWRPELAVDLVEAGIWGTTVAAAAAARAADRAEKAADLADLAALVSACLTADLPDGIGAVLDALDARAAVQHDVPALLATVEPLARTCRYGDVRGVDTARVHTVLGATVLRACVGLPMACASLDEESAEVMVKAVASAQRGLALLADDDLDRAWAEAMESVSAPEHVAGGVAGRATRILLDGGHIDSDTAAHRMGRRLSLAAPAPQAAAWLAGFLAGDAVLLVHDPVLLGLVDEWIDGLDETTFEDLLPLVRRTFSEFSRAERRTIGEQVSRLGRPDERPAGTSDLDLEQAAPALHAVARLIGWKVVARDGAA, encoded by the coding sequence ATGACCGTCGACGTCTACGGCGTACGCCACCACGGACCCGGGTCGGCCCGGGCCGTGCTCGGCGCCCTCGAGCAGCAGCCGCCCGACCTGGTGCTGGTCGAGGGCTGCCCCGAGCTGGACGCCATCGTGGACCTCCTCGGGCACCCCGACATGGTGCCGCCGGTCGCCGGGCTGGTGTACGCCGTCGACGAGCCGAGGCTGGCGACGTTCTACCCGCTCGCCCGCTTCTCGCCGGAGTGGGTCGCGATCCGCTGGGCGCTGTCGCGCGGCGTGCCGGTGCGGTTCCTCGACCTGCCCGCCGCGCACTCGTTCGCCCTGACTGCCGAGGCGCGTGAGCCGACGGAGTCGCCACCCGCACCGCCCGCCGCCCGGCTCGACCCCATCGGCACCCTGGCCGCGTCGGCGGGCTACGACGACGCCGAGCGGTGGTGGGAGGACGCCGTCGAGCAGCGCCACGACTCACCGGCAGAGCGCTTCGACGCGATCCGCGACGCGATGGCCGCGGTCCGCGAGAGCGACACCCGGTCTGCCGACGACCCCGACGTGCTCGACAACGCGCGGCGCGAGGCGTGGATGCGCCGCATCCTGCGGGCCGCGATCAAGGAGGCGCCCCAGGACCGGATCGCGGTCGTGTGCGGGGCGTGGCACGCGCCCGCGCTGGTGCCGGCCGACTTCCCGCCGGTCTCGCGCGACCAGGCGCTGCTGACGAAGCTGCCGCGCACCAAGGTGGCCACCGCGTGGGCGCCGTGGACCGCCGCGCGCCTCAGCTACGCCTCTGGCTACGGAGCCGGTGTCGGAGCGCCGGGGTGGTACCAGCACCTCTTCGACCACATGAGCGGCGACGACCCGGACCCGCGCGACCTGGCGACCTCGTGGCTGGTCCGGGTCGCGCGCACGCTGCGCGAGGAGTCGCTCGACGCGTCGACGGCGTCGGTGGTCGAGGCGGCCCGCTTGGCCGAGACCCTGGCCACCGTGCGCTGGCGCCCGTCCGTCGGGCTGAGCGAGCTCGACGACGCCGCCCAGACCGTGCTGTGCGAGGGGTCGCGGCTCCCGCTCGACCTGGTCCACGAGCGCCTCGTCGTGGGCCAGGCACTCGGCACCGTCCCCGAGTCGGCGCCGATCGTCCCGCTGGCCGCCGACCTGGCCCGCCAGCAGCGCACCCTCAAGCTCAGGCCGACCGCGTCGGTGCGGCAGGTCGACCTCGACCTGCGTCGCGAGTCGCAGCTCGCGCGCTCGGTCCTGCTGCACCGCCTCGTGCTCCTCGGCGTCCGGTGGGGCGAGCCCGCCGACACCGGCCGCACCACCGGCACCTTCAAGGAGAGCTGGAGCCTCGAGTGGCGACCCGAGCTCGCCGTCGACCTCGTCGAGGCCGGCATCTGGGGCACGACCGTCGCCGCGGCCGCCGCCGCCCGGGCCGCCGACCGGGCCGAGAAGGCGGCCGACCTCGCCGACCTCGCCGCCCTGGTCAGTGCCTGCCTCACCGCCGACCTCCCCGACGGCATCGGCGCCGTGCTCGACGCCCTCGACGCACGGGCCGCGGTGCAGCACGACGTACCCGCCCTGCTGGCCACCGTCGAGCCGCTGGCCCGCACCTGCCGCTACGGAGACGTGCGCGGCGTGGACACCGCCCGGGTGCACACGGTGCTCGGGGCCACGGTCCTCCGCGCGTGCGTCGGGCTCCCGATGGCCTGCGCGAGCCTCGACGAGGAGTCCGCCGAGGTCATGGTGAAGGCGGTCGCGAGCGCCCAGCGCGGCCTGGCGCTGCTGGCCGACGACGACCTCGACCGGGCGTGGGCGGAGGCGATGGAGTCGGTGTCGGCGCCCGAGCACGTCGCGGGTGGCGTGGCCGGCCGGGCCACCCGGATCCTGCTCGACGGCGGACACATCGACTCCGACACCGCGGCGCACCGGATGGGCCGACGGCTCTCGCTCGCCGCACCGGCGCCGCAGGCAGCCGCCTGGCTGGCCGGCTTCCTGGCGGGCGACGCCGTCCTGCTGGTGCACGACCCGGTGCTGCTCGGACTCGTGGACGAGTGGATCGACGGGCTCGACGAGACGACGTTCGAGGACCTGCTCCCGCTGGTGCGACGCACGTTCTCGGAGTTCAGCCGTGCTGAGCGGCGCACGATCGGTGAGCAGGTCTCCCGCCTCGGCCGCCCCGACGAGCGTCCCGCAGGCACGTCCGACCTCGACCTGGAGCAGGCCGCACCGGCCCTGCACGCGGTGGCCCGGCTGATCGGCTGGAAGGTGGTGGCCCGTGACGGAGCAGCCTGA
- a CDS encoding ATP-binding protein yields MTTSQPPAEGVLRQHAEDAYADELAALAAVDDRPRPPSWHLSPWAVATYVLGGELPDGTTITPKYLGQRRLVEVAISSLATDRALLLLGVPGTAKSWLGEHLAAAISGRSTLVVQGTAGTQEEALRYGWNYARLLAEGPSREALVAGPVMRAMETGSIARIEELTRIPSDVQDALISILSEKTLPIPDLDAEVQARPGFNVIATANNRDKGVNDLSSALRRRFNTVVLPLPDSLEQEVEIVRTRVASLGASLELPADLASLSEIQRVVTVMRELRSGVTTDQRTTIKSPSSTLSTAEAISVMTNGLALAAHFGDGTVRAADVAGGLLGAVVKDPVQDQLVWQEYLETVVRNRKEWSDLYRACRDLG; encoded by the coding sequence ATGACCACCAGCCAGCCACCCGCAGAGGGCGTGCTCCGCCAGCACGCCGAGGACGCCTACGCCGACGAGCTCGCCGCCCTGGCGGCCGTCGACGACCGGCCGCGGCCGCCCTCGTGGCACCTGTCGCCCTGGGCCGTGGCGACGTACGTCCTCGGCGGTGAGCTGCCCGACGGCACCACCATCACCCCGAAGTACCTCGGCCAGCGCCGCCTCGTCGAGGTCGCGATCTCCTCGCTGGCCACCGACCGCGCCCTGCTCCTGCTGGGCGTGCCGGGCACGGCGAAGTCGTGGCTCGGCGAGCACCTCGCGGCGGCGATCAGCGGGCGGTCGACGCTCGTCGTGCAGGGCACCGCGGGCACCCAGGAGGAGGCGCTGCGCTACGGGTGGAACTACGCCCGGCTGCTCGCCGAGGGGCCCTCGCGGGAGGCACTGGTCGCCGGTCCGGTGATGCGCGCGATGGAGACCGGCTCGATCGCCCGGATCGAGGAGCTGACCCGCATCCCCTCCGACGTGCAGGACGCGCTCATCAGCATCCTGTCGGAGAAGACGCTGCCGATCCCCGACCTCGACGCCGAGGTGCAGGCGCGCCCCGGCTTCAACGTGATCGCCACCGCCAACAACCGCGACAAGGGCGTCAACGACCTCTCCTCCGCCCTGCGCCGTCGCTTCAACACCGTCGTGCTGCCCCTGCCTGACTCCCTCGAGCAGGAGGTCGAGATCGTCCGCACCCGGGTCGCCTCGCTCGGTGCGTCGCTCGAGCTGCCGGCCGACCTCGCGTCGCTCTCGGAGATCCAGCGCGTCGTCACCGTCATGCGCGAGCTGCGCAGCGGCGTGACCACCGACCAGCGCACGACCATCAAGTCGCCGAGCTCCACCCTCTCGACGGCCGAGGCCATCTCGGTGATGACCAACGGGCTCGCCCTGGCCGCCCACTTCGGCGACGGCACCGTCCGCGCCGCCGACGTCGCCGGCGGTCTCCTCGGCGCCGTCGTCAAGGACCCGGTCCAGGACCAGCTGGTCTGGCAGGAGTACCTCGAGACGGTGGTGCGCAACCGCAAGGAGTGGAGCGACCTCTACCGCGCCTGCCGGGACCTGGGCTGA
- a CDS encoding DUF5691 domain-containing protein: protein MSALDQWLADVATSALVGTARRDAPPTPAQLGVEPEADDAPAEHRLLASAAVVDVLSRAGSRLPDVRPPMATAPPEVLPPCTDAAAQLLHLLLTQSPVSRATRDDLVVEWLRLAAAAGRRTPAWLLPGLLAFAATRRPVARALGAAAGERGAWLTALNPDWSSLLLDDEELALAGVADDWVEVWPTLPTAQAVPAFEAGRRADPAAARALLDAQWDGLAARVRSEAVQALRTGLSLADEPLLERALDDRAKSVRDAAARVLDRLPGSARGARMAARLRGLVRVKGTLVRHLEVDVPDPPDAAGVRDGLTAPTAGTTVPPTTWLAQVVHAAPLDTWTDLTGRGPAATLKMVRDKDVLSWLVDVVLTRRDGEWAAALVDHGRTDPRLLALLPDDTRSALLSAWVLRPPPGLDLPSLLTAAPRPWPDDLARTVLRAIQGQGSQSRLALVAGPMLAAALPPSSAPEVRVALDRVPQDATHLRRALTETLQLHAFRTSLTEAFR, encoded by the coding sequence GTGAGCGCCCTCGACCAGTGGCTCGCGGACGTCGCCACGAGCGCGCTCGTCGGCACCGCGCGCCGCGACGCGCCACCGACCCCGGCGCAGCTCGGCGTGGAGCCCGAGGCGGACGACGCACCGGCCGAGCACCGGCTGCTGGCGAGTGCCGCCGTGGTCGACGTCCTCTCGCGCGCGGGCAGCCGACTGCCTGACGTGCGACCGCCGATGGCGACCGCGCCGCCCGAGGTGCTCCCCCCGTGCACCGACGCGGCGGCCCAGCTCCTGCACCTGCTCCTCACCCAGTCGCCGGTGTCCAGGGCGACCCGCGACGACCTGGTCGTCGAGTGGCTGCGACTCGCCGCCGCCGCGGGCCGCCGGACCCCTGCGTGGCTGCTGCCGGGACTGCTCGCGTTCGCCGCCACCCGTCGCCCCGTGGCGCGGGCCCTCGGCGCGGCCGCCGGCGAGCGCGGAGCCTGGCTGACCGCCCTCAACCCCGACTGGTCGTCGCTGCTGCTCGACGACGAGGAGCTGGCGCTCGCCGGCGTGGCCGACGACTGGGTCGAGGTGTGGCCGACCCTGCCTACCGCGCAGGCCGTGCCCGCGTTCGAGGCGGGCCGCCGCGCCGACCCGGCCGCGGCCCGCGCGCTGCTCGACGCGCAGTGGGACGGGCTCGCGGCCCGGGTGCGCAGCGAGGCCGTGCAGGCCCTGCGCACAGGCCTGTCGCTCGCCGACGAGCCGCTGCTGGAGCGGGCGCTCGACGACCGGGCCAAGTCCGTGCGCGACGCCGCCGCCCGCGTGCTCGACCGGCTCCCCGGGAGCGCGCGCGGAGCCCGGATGGCCGCGCGGCTGCGCGGGCTCGTCCGGGTGAAGGGCACCCTCGTGCGCCACCTCGAGGTCGACGTGCCCGACCCGCCCGACGCCGCGGGCGTCCGCGACGGCCTCACCGCCCCGACCGCGGGCACGACGGTCCCGCCGACGACCTGGCTCGCCCAGGTCGTCCACGCCGCGCCGCTGGACACCTGGACCGACCTCACCGGCCGCGGGCCGGCTGCCACGCTCAAGATGGTGCGCGACAAGGACGTGCTCTCCTGGCTCGTCGACGTGGTCCTCACGCGACGTGACGGCGAGTGGGCCGCCGCGCTCGTCGACCACGGCCGCACCGACCCGCGGCTGCTCGCCCTCCTCCCCGACGACACCCGGAGCGCGCTGCTCAGCGCGTGGGTGCTCCGCCCGCCCCCCGGGCTCGACCTCCCCTCCCTGCTCACCGCGGCACCCCGTCCGTGGCCCGACGACCTCGCCCGGACGGTGCTCCGCGCGATCCAGGGTCAAGGCAGCCAGTCGCGGCTCGCGCTCGTCGCCGGGCCGATGCTCGCCGCCGCCCTGCCCCCGTCGTCCGCGCCCGAGGTCCGCGTCGCACTGGACCGGGTGCCCCAGGACGCGACCCACCTGCGTCGTGCCCTCACCGAGACCCTGCAGCTCCACGCGTTCCGCACATCCCTCACGGAGGCCTTCAGATGA